Genomic segment of Truepera radiovictrix DSM 17093:
CCTCGAGAACTGCACTGAACAGCTTGTGCAGGAGTACAAGTTCCTCTCCGACAACGACCTTCGTATTGTCGAACTGGTGCGAGAGGCACTGAAACGGGGCGTAGAACTCGCCAACAGCCGGGTAGGGGACTTTCTCTGATGCCCCGCGCCTACCAGCACAAGACCACCTCGGTATTCCTCTTGAACTACCATCTCGTGTGGATACCGAAGTACCGCAAGAAGCTGCTGGTAGGGCGCGTCAGTGACAGGCTCAGCGAACTGCTTAACGACAAGTGCGAACGGATGGGGTGGGAGGTCATCGCCTTAGAGGTGATGCCCGACCACCTCCATCTCTTCATCGGCGCTGACCCCAGCACCTCGGTGGATTGCATCGTTCGTCATCTCAAGGGCTACACCTCCTTCAAGTTGCGGCAGGAGTTTCCACATCTGGCGCGGTTGCGTAGTCTGTGGACGCGCTCGTATTTCGTTTCGACCGCTGGTAACGTCAGCTCCCAGACGATTGAGCGGTATATTGCAGAGCAGAGGAAACGCTGATGCTGCTTCGCAAGGTCTACCGCTTCCAGATGCGCCCCACAAAGGCGCAGGAAGAACTGCTGTGCCAGATGGCTGGGGCGAAACGCTTCGTGTTCAATTGGGCGCTGGCTAGGCGTCGTGACTTCTATGAGGCGAACAAGGAGGGCATCAGTGCCAAGCAGCTTTCAAGCGAGCTAACCGACCTGAAAAAGCAACCTGAAACCGGGTGGCTTAAGGGCGTTGACTCGCAGCTCCTTCAACAGGCGCTCAAGGACGTTGACCGCAGCTTCAAGAACTTCTTTGAGAAACGCTCGCGCTTTCCTCGGTTCAAGTCGCGCAAGCGAGAGATGCCGAGCTTCCGCATTCCGCAACGGGTCAAGGTTGAAGATGGCAAGGTCTACGTTCCTAAAATCGGCTGGGTACGCATCCGCCAGTCTCAAGACATTGACTGCAAAACCAAGTCGGCCACCTTCAAGCGCGACGCCACCGGCAAGTGGTATGTGACGCTGACGGCCGAGTTTGAAATGCCGGACGTGCCACTACCGCCCGCCAAGCCTGAGAACGTCGTAGGCATAGACCTCGGGCTCAAAGACTTCGCTGTCCTTTCCAGTGGTGAACGGGAAGCGCCGCCCAAGCACTACCGCGCCGCCGAGAAGAAGCTGAAACGCGCACAAAGGGCGCTCTCTCGCAAGCAGAAGGGAAGCAAGAACCGTGATAGAGCCAGACAGCAGCTAGCTCGTATCCATCAGAAAGTCAGGAACAAACGTCAAGACTTTCTCCATAAGATGACCACCTCCCTAGTGAGGGGCTATGAGGGTATCTGTATCGAAGACCTATCGCTCAAAGGCATGGCGAGAACCAAGCTAGCCAAGAGCGTGTCTGATGCGGCCCTCGGAGAGTTCCGTAGGCAACTCGAGTACAAAACGGTGTGGCATCGAAAGCACCTGGCAGTCATAGACAGGTTTTTCCCAAGTTCCAAGCTGCACATGGAGTGCGGCGCTATCAACGACGCCCTGACACTCGCTGATAGGGTTTGGACGTGTGCCTGTGGTGCGGTGATAGACCGCGACCTGAATGCGGCGCACAACATCAAAGTAGAAGGACTTAAACAGCTTGTCGCGGCGGGGCACGCCGAGACGCTAAACGCTTGTGGAGCGCAGGTAAGACCGACCCTAATCAGTCGGCACAGCGCTGTGAAGCAAGAATCCCACGTGCTTTAGCCGTGGGAGTGTCAAGCTTGAAATAACTGAGCCCATTCGCTTGCTTGGAGCGACAACGCAACCATTGATACAACCTTATGCTACAAAGAATTTATGGTCTTATGTGCGACCGGTTCCTGGAGCTGTAAGAGTTGGGTATATCAAAAACAACAGCAACACGTGGTGTACCAAAGGGTTCAACGTTAGACGTAATGGAGAGTTAGGATTCCTTGTTAACAGCCATTGTACGCGTGATATCGGCTTTGTAGATCAAGTAAGGTTTTACCAAGATTGGGTTGGACCCGGAAAAGCAATTGGTGTGGAGACTCTTGACCCGGCTTTTTACATGGGTGGTGGCAGTTGTCCACCTTTTGCAACTTGTAGGTTTAGTGACGCTGCGTATGTAAGGTATGGTGACCCTGCTAACAGTGGGAGGAACACACTTCCAAGGATCACGACAGCGAACGGAAGAACGTACGATGATTCCAACTTACGTATGGTCACTGGTAAGACTTACGTCCCAGTTAATGGAGAGATTCTTGACAAAATTGGTGTTCAGACCGGTTGGACAAGAGGTACAGTTGTAAAAACCTGTGTTACGAGCCCTATGGGTGGTGTCGCCAGATGGCTAAAGTGCCAAGATTATGTGCAAGCTAATTCGGGTTTTACCAATGCCGATAATGGCGACAGTGGTTCTCCGGTATATTCCTTGAACTCAAATGGTACTGCTCAAGCTCGCGGCATTGTTTGGGGGCTTGGGGGGTCTAATAGATACATTTTTAGTAACATCCGTAATATTGAACGGGATCTTGGGATCCTTGCTTTTGGCTACTGATTGTGAAATGAGGAGCGGAGATGAATACAAAACTTAAAGTGCGCTTGTTAGTCGTGCCCCTCGCCTTGATAGCCATTGTGGTGAGCTGTACTCCCAACCAGCTCGGCAGCACATACACACTTAGACAATACACGCCTACAGGGCACGTTCCCAACCCGTGTGTGGCGTTCAGTATGAGTGCTCCCAGCAAAGTTGCAGTCGGAGCGGGCCTCACGGTTACCCTCACTGCTGAAAATATCTGTGATGAGGAGATCACCCTTCAACTAGGTGGCCTCGAGGCGGAAGCCCATGACGACCTTTTGGTAACGAACCAAAGCGGTGAGGTTATGTTCCAGTCATTGTATGAGGTTGTTCGTACCCTCGGCCTTACGCCAAAACCAATGGCGCCGGGTGAGCGCATCTCGTTTGAGGAAAGTTGGTCGGGGAGGGACAACTGGGGTAGAGTCGTACCGGAGGGGACTTACCTTCTTATCGGAATTCTTTATGCACCCGACGAGAGTGAGGCTCCTGTTTACAGGCCGGAGAATCAGAACTTTGAGGCGGTTCAATCTCTGAAAGTCGGCAACTAAGTCAATACTGTCTAAATACAGCGTTAGCTAGAAATTAAGGCATCACACGTAACCTATGAAGCTTTGGCAAACGGCATGATAGAAGCTCAAGGGTTTTCAGGCGTGTCTCAGTTCTTGTTTAACGCTGTACAAAAGGTGTTTAGTTGCGCTATCCATCTAACCATTGGGCAGCTCCCCGTAGCCTAGTGTTATAAAGGATAATGGCAAAAGCAAGATCGGAGCGTCTTCACTCGATTTGCGAGGGCGGACGATTCCGGTAGTAGCGTCTGTGGCGAAGAGTGCAGGCGGCGTGCTTAAGCAAGGTGCACGCCTTGGCGCTGAGACCGAGGGCATATTGGAGCAGCACCTTGTCCACAATCGTCTGGACTTCGTCGGTTCGCCCCTGCCACAGAAGCTCATCAAGTTCCTCTGTCAACCCCGTGCTAACCTCCGGGGTGGCGACGAGGACGCGCCTGGCTTCGCGGGGCTCGAGCTTGAGCATCCCGCCGCCCAAGGCGTGACCCTCGAGTTCGGCGCTGAGGCGTGTCAGCGAGCTCTGCCAGAGGGCCGCCAGGGCGGTCGCCGAAACGTTCGCCTGG
This window contains:
- the tnpA gene encoding IS200/IS605 family transposase, with amino-acid sequence MPRAYQHKTTSVFLLNYHLVWIPKYRKKLLVGRVSDRLSELLNDKCERMGWEVIALEVMPDHLHLFIGADPSTSVDCIVRHLKGYTSFKLRQEFPHLARLRSLWTRSYFVSTAGNVSSQTIERYIAEQRKR
- a CDS encoding RNA-guided endonuclease TnpB family protein, which gives rise to MLLRKVYRFQMRPTKAQEELLCQMAGAKRFVFNWALARRRDFYEANKEGISAKQLSSELTDLKKQPETGWLKGVDSQLLQQALKDVDRSFKNFFEKRSRFPRFKSRKREMPSFRIPQRVKVEDGKVYVPKIGWVRIRQSQDIDCKTKSATFKRDATGKWYVTLTAEFEMPDVPLPPAKPENVVGIDLGLKDFAVLSSGEREAPPKHYRAAEKKLKRAQRALSRKQKGSKNRDRARQQLARIHQKVRNKRQDFLHKMTTSLVRGYEGICIEDLSLKGMARTKLAKSVSDAALGEFRRQLEYKTVWHRKHLAVIDRFFPSSKLHMECGAINDALTLADRVWTCACGAVIDRDLNAAHNIKVEGLKQLVAAGHAETLNACGAQVRPTLISRHSAVKQESHVL